A stretch of Episyrphus balteatus chromosome 2, idEpiBalt1.1, whole genome shotgun sequence DNA encodes these proteins:
- the LOC129909575 gene encoding collagen alpha-1(I) chain-like produces the protein MNRTLIVLCLMLAISVLSTLADSASDGTKPQTPKKRNHNGKRRKNSHKNFLNKPQAEEAKPQADLPKVDEFDELFGGEEDYNYEDEDLNGGDQLPSGRSAIPTTLKPIPSENIIGAFSCYHEGNWYRENDQFRTGQNGCATCRCFEGSVICDDRACRNPPDVQVNVNGEEGSTTPLTFLPLPPNSTTTTTTTTPRPPTSTYRPNYGGYEVSSTGTGVRGEPGYPGARGSSGEAGMQGVPGTPGIPGNPGPPGPAPDLTYYTQQLADALGSSDKGPSGPVFLPDQFQYLQSSVGSVGPRGPPGLVGPLGPQGFQGVRGDPGEPGLQGVAGQIGPRGLPGTPGKDGSPGEDGEAGSIGPAGTPGPRGLPGMPGIPGIKGHRGFPGLDGSKGEQGAPGEKGSTGQMGAVGPVGPIGPAGPRGERGREGPPGPPGARGLDGIPGAAGLPGVIGKPGPPGFPGSPGAKGDMGHEGPKGSQGLQGPRGEAGRPGNAGEPGIQGPSGKDGLPGEKGDIGSPGNAGPQGFPGTRGPQGLSGNPGEPGMKGAPGIPGERGYKGDSGNKGDLGQPGPRGLPGTDGPEGKRGKRGMRGPAGPPGPSGERGAVGSPGLPGPDGPIGPKGQSGERGIQGPVGIKGSSGDVGQPGLPGVQGLRGLPGRIGPEGRPGPTGERGIPGADGKPGEQGSQGLQGLPGPMGIPGDKGFPGERGKDGEQGPVGMTGPKGDIGKEGIPGAQGPPGPQGQDGLRGEAGAPGPRGFQGLPGVPGNPGTAGKDGQTGQPGQQGAVGPAGLRGERGYPGERGPVGQPGTPGERGEQGSMGNDGQPGLPGPVGMKGHQGAPGMIGLPGLRGQPGPSGEKGERGSLGPSGPEGPAGRVGDRGPQGIVGPPGAPGEAGERGQPGQAGTPGEQGAAGSPGERGQMGQQGLPGFPGAPGMAGLPGVKGDRGVMGIKGEQGNVGPQGSTGEPGLPGRDGLTGGKGARGEPGLRGETGMIGPPGRPGDPGLAGQPGSQGLPGAPGLQGMKGSPGENGRPGATGLQGLQGPPGPEGSKGDTGSEGPIGPPGNPGPPGNHGDRGLPGLPGPQGSAGQQGKRGPQGERGEEGKPGKDGEVGPQGLIGPQGPIGPSGESGPEGPPGKQGPPGIAGRTGDKGPQGLTGNQGTPGNPGLPGPPGQIGQIGPTGERGLKGETGLPGPEGQIGPRGKAGPPGAEGMKGEMGEVGPKGIKGHRGFSGLQGQIGNPGIKGDTGNPGIEGLPGKPGEPGPRGLPGRDGSPGIAGNPGPSGNRGFPGNEGKPGPLGPPGPPGPPGPPGESMGYDAAALAALLQQGTTKGPDSQGDQPFNILSEGISDEERQAIILKAYEHVKASFERIVKPTGQKTAPAKSCRDLFAAYPGYASGNYWIDPNDGDARDAILVYCDAQKRATCILPQPKETGTISYTGGDREVWLGEVEGGLKINYKVDSNQLGFIQLLSAHATQSITFHCKKTVAFFHEEKNTHRNGLKLLSWNDAELMPKGPQRMRYEAEIDDCKHRSDKWAKTIISYTTDKSQRLPIVDIAVRDVGEPDQQFRIEIGPACFY, from the exons atgaataGAACATTAATAGTTCTGTGCCTTATGTTGGCAATAAGTGTCCTTAGCACACTTGCTGATAGTGCTAGTGATGGAACCAAACCCCAAACACCTAAAAAGAGAAATCATAATGGAAAACGACGAAAGAactcacacaaaaattttctaaataaaccACAAGCTGAGGAAGCAAAACCACAAGCAGATCTTCCAAAAGTTGACGAATTCGACGAACTTTTTGGTGGCGAAGAAGATTATAATTATGAAGACGAGGATTTAAATg GAGGTGATCAATTGCCATCAGGACGATCTG ctatTCCAACAACTCTAAAGCCAATTCCAAGTGAGAACATTATTG GTGCATTTTCCTGCTATCACGAAGGAAATTGGTACCGAGAAAACGATCAGTTCCGAACTGGTCAAAATGGATGTGCTACATGTAGGTGCTTTGAAGGATCTGTTATATGTGACGATCGGGCTTGCAGAAACCCTCCAGATGTCCAAGTTAATGTAAATGGCGAAGAGGGTTCAACAACACCGCTAACTTTTCTACCATTGCCACCTAATTCAACGACAACAACGACCACGACTACACCGAGACCACCAACTTCTACTTATCGACCAAACTATGGAGGATACGAAGTATCTTCCACTGGTACTGGTGTTAGGGGAGAGCCTGGATATCCTGGTGCTAGAGGCAGTTCTGGTGAAGCCGGAATGCAAGGTGTGCCAGGAACACCAGGAATACCTGGAAATCCTGGACCACCAGGTCCAGCACCAGATCTAACTTATTACACTCAGCAATTGGCAGACGCATTGGGTAGCAGCGATAAAGGACCAAGTGGGCCAGTATTTCTTCCAGATCAATTTCAGTATCTTCAATCGTCGGTTGGTTCCGTGGGACCACGAGGTCCACCGGGTTTAGTTGGACCTTTGGGTCCACAAGGTTTTCAAGGAGTGCGAGGAGATCCCGGCGAGCCAGGTTTACAAGGAGTTGCTGGTCAGATTGGTCCAAGGGGTCTGCCAGGCACACCAGGCAAAGACGGATCACCAGGTGAAGATGGGGAGGCTGGTTCTATAGGACCTGCGGGAACACCAGGACCTCGAGGTCTTCCGGGAATGCCTGGCATACCGGGAATAAAAGGGCATCGTGGTTTTCCTGGATTAGATGGCTCGAAAGGTGAACAAGGAGCACCTGGTGAGAAAGGAAGTACTGGGCAAATGGGTGCTGTAGGTCCTGTGGGTCcaatt gGGCCTGCTGGTCCACGTGGAGAAAGAGGTCGTGAAGGACCCCCTGGACCACCAGGAGCAAGAGGTCTCGATGGTATACCTGGAGCAGCTGGTTTGCCAGGAGTAATAGGAAAACCCGGACCACCTGGTTTCCCAGGAAGTCCAGGAGCTAAAGGTGATATGGGTCATGAAGGCCCCAAAGGATCCCAAGGACTTCAAGGACCTCGTGGAGAAGCTGGACGCCCTGGAAATGCTGGAGAACCTGGTATACAAGGACCATCGGGTAAAGATGGCCTCCCGGGAGAAAAAGGTGATATTGGATCTCCAGGAAATGCTGGTCCTCAAGGTTTTCCAGGAACTAGAGGCCCACAAGGTTTATCCGGAAATCCTGGTGAACCAGGAATGAAGGGTGCGCCAGGAATCCCAGGTGAACGTGGTTACAAAGGAGATTCAGGAAATAAGGGAGATCTCGGACAACCCGGACCACGTGGTCTTCCCGGCACAGATGGGCCAGAGGGAAAACGAGGAAAGCGTGGTATGCGAGGACCAGCTGGTCCACCAGGCCCAAGTGGTGAAAGAGGTGCTGTTGGATCACCTGGATTACCTGGACCAGATGGACCTATTGGTCCAAAAGGACAGTCTGGAGAACGAGGTATACAAGGGCCAGTAGGAATCAAAGGAAGTTCTGGTGATGTAGGTCAACCAGGTCTTCCAGGAGTTCAAGGACTAAGAGGGTTACCAGGAAGGATTGGGCCTGAAGGCAGGCCCGGACCAACAGGTGAACGTGGTATACCAGGTGCTGATGGCAAACCTGGTGAACAAGGATCTCAAGGACTTCAGGGTCTACCAGGTCCAATGGGTATTCCTGGTGACAAAGGTTTTCCTGGCGAACGTGGTAAGGATGGTGAGCAAGGTCCGGTAGGTATGACTGGACCAAAGGGAGACATTGGTAAAGAAGGTATTCCTGGTGCTCAAGGTCCACCTGGACCACAAGGACAAGATGGTTTGCGCGGAGAGGCTGGTGCACCTGGACCAAGAGGATTCCAG ggACTTCCTGGAGTACCCGGAAATCCTGGAACTGCTGGAAAAGATGGACAAACAGGTCAGCCTGGTCAGCAAGGGGCAGTTGGACCAGCTGGATTAAGAGGTGAAAGAGGCTACCCAGGTGAAAGAGGACCAGTTGGACAACCAGGAACTCCTGGTGAACGTGGTGAGCAAGGATCAATGGGAAATGATGGACAACCT gGTCTACCTGGTCCAGTTGGAATGAAAGGACACCAAGGAGCACCAGGAATGATAGGTCTTCCAGGTCTTCGCGGACAACCGGGTCCCAGTGGTGAGAAGGGAGAACGTGGAAGCTTGGGTCCGAGTGGGCCTGAGGGTCCAGCTGGGCGTGTCGGTGACAGAGGTCCCCAAGGAATTGTTGGACCACCTGGAGCACCAGGTGAGGCAGGTGAAAGAGGTCAACCAGGACAAGCAGGTACACCAGGGGAACAAGGAGCTGCCGGTTCCCCAGGAGAACGTGGACAAATGGGACAACAAGGACTTCCAGGTTTCCCTGGCGCCCCTGGAATGGCTGGGCTTCCTGGTGTTAAAGGAGACCGTGGAGTAATGGGAATTAAAGGTGAACAAGGAAATGTTGGACCACAAGGTTCCACAGGTGAACCTGGTCTTCCAGGAAGAGATGGATTAACTGGTGGAAAGGGTGCTCGAGGTGAACCCGGTCTACGAGGTGAAACAGGAATGATTGGACCACCAGGACGTCCAGGTGACCCTGGGCTAGCT ggTCAACCAGGAAGTCAAGGCTTACCCGGTGCTCCAGGCCTTCAAGGAATGAAAGGTAGCCCTGGTGAAAACGGAAGACCAGGTGCAACTGGCTTACAGGGACTCCAAGGACCTCCAGGTCCCGAAGGTTCAAAGGGTGATACTGGCAGTGAGGGTCCAATTGGGCCACCTGGAAATCCAGGACCTCCAGGAAATCATGGTGATCGAGGACTACCTGGTTTACCAGGTCCACAGGGAAGCGCTGGGCAACAAGGAAAACGTGGACCACAGGGAGAAAGAGGAGAAGAAGGAAAACCAGGCAAAGATGGTGAAGTTGGACCACAAGGACTTATTGGACCACAAGGTCCAATTGGACCATCTGGAGAATCTGGACCAGAGGGTCCACCTGGCAAACAAGGTCCACCCGGTATAGCTGGAAGAACAGGTGACAAGGGTCCACAAGGTCTAACTGGCAATCAAGGAACTCCTGGTAATCCTGGTTTACCCGGACCACCAGGTCAAATCGGACAAATAGGACCAACTGGAGAAAGAGGACTTAAGGGTGAAACTGGTTTACCGGGGCCTGAAGGACAAATTGGACCAAGAGGTAAAGCTGGTCCACCTGGCGCTGAAGGAATGAAAGGTGAAATGGGAGAAGTTGGTCCAAAAGGTATTAAAGGTCATCGCGGATTTTCTGGATTACAAGGTCAAATCGGTAATCCTGGAATTAAGGGAGACACTGGAAATCCAGGAATAGAAGGACTACCCGGTAAACCTGGTGAGCCTGGACCAAGAGGACTACCCGGTAGAGATGGAAGTCCAGGTATTGCTGGAAATCCTGGTCCATCCGGGAACAGAGGCTTCCCTGGTAATGAAGGTAAACCTGGCCCACTAGGTCCTCCAGGACCACCTGGTCCTCCTGGACCACCCGGCGAGTCAATGGGTTATGATGCTGCAGCTTTAGCTGCTCTTCTTCAACAAGGAACAACAAAAGGACCCGATTCTCAAGGAGATCAACCATTTAATATACTTTCAGAGGGCATTTCAGATGAAGAACGTCAAGCTATAATACTTAAAGCCTATGAACATGTTAAAGCATCTTTTGAACGAATTGTCAAACCGACTGGACAAAAAACTGCTCCAGCAAAGAGCTGTAGGGACTTATTTGCAGCATATCCAGGCTACGCATCTGGCAACTATTGGATTGACCCTAATGATGGTGATGCTCGTGATGCAATATTGGTGTATTGTGATGCACAGAAGCGTGCCACCTGCATACTGCCACAACCTAAAGAAACAGGGACAATTTCTTACACCGGTGGAGATCGTGAAGTTTGGCTTGGTGAGGTTGAAGGTGGACTTAAAATTAACTACAAAGTGGACTCTAATCAGCTGGGCTTCATTCAGCTTCTATCTGCCCATGCTACTCAAAGTATTACCTTCCATTGTAAAAAGACCGTGGCATTCTTCCACGAGGAGAAAAATACACACAG aAATGGACTTAAACTTCTATCTTGGAATGACGCCGAGCTAATGCCAAAAGGTCCTCAAAGAATGCGCTATGAAGCTGAAATCGATGATTGCAAG caCCGATCTGATAAATGGGCTAAGACCATCATATCTTACACAACTGATAAATCACAGAGATTACCGATCGTCGATATTGCAGTTCGTGATGTCGGTGAACCAGATCAACAATTCCGAATTGAAATTGGACCAGCTTGTTTCTATTAG